In one Achromobacter spanius genomic region, the following are encoded:
- a CDS encoding hydrogenase has protein sequence MPLLPLFVLMYQPAASSARRLVDIGSDLTVPAVSASHGTYEVLRLTPSMRLLTWRREGARFELSHAGRIQIWAGRRLAASECAEECRAHGVPPLEQEDVAYLEAYLLARDRAGNNSNSR, from the coding sequence ATGCCCCTCCTTCCTCTATTCGTATTGATGTACCAACCCGCAGCGTCCAGCGCCCGCCGTCTGGTCGACATCGGTAGCGACCTGACGGTTCCGGCCGTGTCGGCCTCGCATGGCACGTACGAGGTGCTGCGCCTGACGCCTAGCATGCGCCTGTTGACGTGGCGGCGCGAGGGCGCGCGCTTCGAGTTGTCGCATGCGGGTCGGATCCAGATCTGGGCCGGCCGGCGGCTGGCGGCGTCCGAATGCGCCGAAGAATGCCGCGCCCATGGCGTGCCCCCGCTAGAGCAGGAAGACGTGGCCTATCTGGAAGCCTATCTTTTGGCCCGCGACCGTGCGGGGAACAATTCCAACTCGCGATGA
- a CDS encoding lytic transglycosylase domain-containing protein — protein sequence MTQAQQSGRYQKTRRKSPQGAFAPTPRAGLRRWLPLLALFTAACAPVDAQQRNAAISAPAPTAAQTPQSAQPVIAVPPVVLAGLPPTAETPALAAVVAARAAMSRKQWSILGALVPQAKSDTLGMYPEYWLLRYQLWTAPASARPTADLQRFISSNGDAYLADRLRGDWLLAAARSGDFDTVRKLAPVKNSNSQIECAILDAKHMTGQRATAEQAMSVFAPGSACWALYDQLVADGVLGWQQLEPQLRDAIEDDKTSNARKFAQYMFEPRDLKTYDVLMKDPMKWLTRQDRMPVGRNEKELVTIALARLARADVGVADSYLRREWAKSMSKPNLAWVRGQYALIAALRMDSRADDWYHEAGHIRMTEYNAGWKVRAALRQPKIDWKWVIASIDDMPASQRDDPSWVYWKARGLAATGRKDDANTLYASIADRFDFYGQLASEELGRRINVPPRPAPITDSEIAEARANPGLQRAVQLFRLGWRGEAVPEWNFTLRGMNDRQLMAAAELARAENIYDRVVNTSDRTEKEFDFSQRFIAPFEGRVTAKANAIALDPAWVYGLIRQESRFIMDARSHVGASGLMQLMPATAKWVAGKIGMTDFTPSSVNDFDTNTELGTNYLNMVLRDLDGSQMMASAGYNAGPRRPQNWRATFSHPIEGAIFAETIPFNETRTYVKNVMSNSVYYAAMFSGQPQSLKERLGNIVPPGAEATAAR from the coding sequence ATGACACAAGCGCAGCAATCTGGACGGTATCAGAAAACTCGCCGGAAATCCCCGCAAGGCGCGTTCGCACCGACCCCGCGCGCTGGCCTGCGCCGCTGGCTGCCCTTGCTGGCGCTCTTCACCGCCGCCTGTGCACCGGTCGATGCGCAACAACGCAACGCCGCCATCAGCGCGCCAGCCCCAACCGCTGCCCAAACCCCCCAATCCGCCCAACCCGTCATTGCCGTGCCGCCTGTGGTGCTGGCCGGCCTGCCGCCCACCGCTGAAACCCCCGCCCTGGCCGCCGTTGTCGCCGCGCGCGCCGCCATGAGCCGCAAGCAATGGTCCATCCTGGGCGCCTTGGTGCCGCAGGCCAAGTCCGACACGCTGGGCATGTACCCCGAATACTGGCTGCTGCGCTATCAACTCTGGACTGCACCCGCCAGCGCCCGCCCCACGGCCGACCTGCAGCGCTTCATCAGCAGCAACGGCGATGCCTATCTGGCCGACCGCTTGCGTGGCGATTGGCTGCTGGCCGCCGCCCGCAGCGGCGACTTCGACACCGTGCGCAAGCTGGCGCCCGTGAAGAACAGCAATAGCCAGATCGAATGCGCCATCCTGGACGCCAAGCACATGACTGGCCAGCGCGCCACGGCCGAGCAGGCGATGTCTGTCTTCGCGCCGGGCAGCGCTTGTTGGGCGCTGTACGACCAACTGGTGGCGGACGGTGTGTTGGGCTGGCAACAACTGGAACCGCAGTTACGTGACGCCATCGAGGACGACAAAACCTCCAATGCGCGCAAGTTTGCGCAATACATGTTCGAGCCGCGCGACCTGAAAACCTACGACGTCCTCATGAAGGACCCGATGAAGTGGCTGACCCGGCAAGATCGCATGCCGGTGGGCCGCAACGAGAAAGAACTCGTGACCATCGCGTTGGCCCGGCTGGCGCGGGCGGACGTCGGGGTTGCGGATTCCTACCTGCGCCGCGAATGGGCCAAGTCCATGTCCAAGCCGAATCTGGCCTGGGTGCGTGGGCAATACGCGCTGATCGCCGCGCTGCGCATGGATAGCCGTGCCGACGACTGGTACCACGAAGCCGGCCACATCCGCATGACGGAGTACAACGCGGGGTGGAAGGTGCGCGCCGCCTTGCGCCAGCCCAAGATTGACTGGAAATGGGTCATCGCCTCCATTGACGACATGCCGGCGTCGCAGCGCGACGACCCGTCGTGGGTGTACTGGAAGGCGCGCGGTCTGGCTGCCACCGGCCGCAAGGACGACGCCAACACGCTGTACGCCAGCATTGCCGACCGCTTCGATTTCTACGGCCAGTTGGCTTCCGAGGAATTGGGCCGGCGCATCAACGTGCCGCCGCGTCCGGCGCCCATCACCGACAGCGAAATCGCCGAAGCGCGCGCCAACCCCGGGCTGCAACGGGCTGTGCAACTGTTCCGCCTGGGTTGGCGTGGCGAAGCAGTGCCTGAATGGAATTTCACGCTGCGCGGCATGAACGACCGCCAACTGATGGCCGCCGCCGAGCTGGCTCGCGCCGAGAACATCTACGACCGCGTGGTCAATACGTCCGACCGTACGGAAAAAGAGTTCGACTTTTCGCAGCGCTTCATCGCGCCATTCGAAGGCCGCGTCACGGCCAAGGCCAACGCCATTGCGCTGGACCCCGCCTGGGTCTATGGCCTGATCCGCCAGGAATCGCGCTTCATCATGGACGCGCGTTCGCACGTGGGTGCGTCGGGCCTGATGCAACTGATGCCGGCCACGGCCAAGTGGGTGGCGGGCAAGATCGGCATGACGGATTTCACGCCGTCCAGCGTGAACGATTTCGACACCAACACTGAACTGGGCACCAACTACCTGAACATGGTGCTGCGCGACCTGGATGGGTCGCAGATGATGGCCAGTGCCGGCTACAACGCGGGCCCGCGGCGCCCGCAGAACTGGCGCGCGACCTTCTCGCATCCCATTGAAGGCGCCATCTTCGCCGAGACCATTCCGTTCAACGAAACCCGCACCTACGTGAAGAACGTGATGTCCAACTCGGTGTACTACGCGGCGATGTTCTCCGGCCAGCCGCAGTCGCTGAAAGAGCGGCTGGGCAACATCGTGCCGCCCGGCGCCGAGGCCACCGCGGCCCGATGA
- a CDS encoding class I SAM-dependent methyltransferase, with protein MQRPAPANLPPLSPAAQAHSDATAAHLRKTITANGGWLPFDHWMAEALYAPGLGYYAAGNVKLADADDGAKTPAGDFVTAPQLTPLFSRTLARQAAQVLRQTQTQAVLEFGAGTGALAEGVLRELDALGLNHTQYLILEVSADLRARQAERLAPFGSRVQWLDALPNAFAGCVLANEVLDAMPVSLFCWSEDGAVLERGVALDAQQGFVWSDRPAPTALAQAVAARMPALPGYVSEINLQGEAWIAAMGSWLERGAALLVDYGFPRSEFYHPQRAGGTLMCHLRHHAHGDPFTAPGLQDITAHVDFTAMADAALEANLQVLGYTSQARFLMNAGLMDLLEQLDPSDPLQYAQAVAPVQKLLSEAEMGELFKVLAVGRGMTEPLAGFSRGDRLGKL; from the coding sequence ATGCAACGCCCCGCGCCCGCCAACCTTCCCCCGCTATCGCCCGCCGCCCAGGCGCACAGCGACGCCACCGCCGCGCATTTGCGCAAGACGATCACCGCCAACGGCGGCTGGTTGCCATTCGATCATTGGATGGCGGAGGCGCTGTACGCCCCCGGGCTGGGTTACTACGCAGCCGGCAACGTCAAGCTGGCCGATGCGGATGACGGCGCCAAGACGCCTGCCGGCGACTTCGTCACCGCGCCGCAGCTGACTCCGCTGTTCTCCCGCACCCTCGCCCGCCAGGCGGCGCAGGTGCTGCGCCAGACCCAAACCCAGGCGGTGCTGGAATTTGGCGCGGGCACGGGCGCGCTGGCTGAAGGCGTGCTGCGCGAGCTGGACGCGTTGGGGCTGAACCACACGCAATACCTGATTCTGGAAGTCTCGGCCGACCTGCGCGCGCGTCAGGCCGAAAGGCTGGCGCCGTTCGGCAGCCGCGTGCAATGGCTGGATGCACTGCCTAACGCCTTTGCGGGCTGCGTGCTGGCCAACGAGGTGCTGGATGCCATGCCCGTTTCCCTGTTTTGCTGGAGCGAGGATGGCGCCGTGCTGGAGCGCGGCGTGGCGCTGGATGCACAGCAGGGCTTTGTCTGGAGCGACCGGCCCGCGCCGACCGCGCTGGCGCAGGCCGTGGCCGCGCGCATGCCGGCGCTGCCCGGCTACGTGTCCGAGATCAATCTGCAGGGCGAAGCCTGGATCGCCGCCATGGGCAGTTGGCTGGAACGGGGCGCGGCACTGCTGGTGGATTATGGTTTTCCGCGCAGCGAGTTCTACCATCCGCAACGCGCGGGCGGCACGCTGATGTGCCATTTGCGCCATCACGCGCATGGGGATCCCTTCACCGCGCCGGGGTTGCAGGACATCACCGCGCACGTGGATTTCACGGCCATGGCCGATGCGGCGCTCGAGGCCAATTTGCAGGTGTTGGGTTACACATCCCAGGCGCGCTTTCTGATGAACGCCGGGTTGATGGATCTGCTGGAGCAACTGGACCCATCGGATCCGCTGCAATACGCACAAGCGGTGGCGCCGGTGCAAAAGCTGCTGTCCGAAGCCGAAATGGGCGAACTCTTCAAGGTGCTGGCCGTGGGCCGGGGCATGACGGAACCGCTGGCCGGGTTCTCGCGCGGCGACCGCCTGGGCAAGCTGTAG
- a CDS encoding uracil-DNA glycosylase: protein MPIDNRLTPNALAAQTAELPAAWATAFAPRPVADALASATAHVEKRLADGAVVYPATPFRALHGLAPSDVRVVILGQDPYHGPGQAQGLAFSVPDDCKRPPSLRNIFNEIAQEYPGTALPAGNDLSPWAEQGVLLLNTCLTVEDGQPASHAKRGWETVTDALISLVARDPAPKVFMLWGAHAQAKRLLLPDNNGHLVLMANHPSPLSARRPPVPFLGCGHFQMTNAWLANQGKNPIDWGLDKKVIPLQGEFGL from the coding sequence ATGCCGATTGATAACCGCCTGACTCCCAACGCCCTTGCCGCCCAGACGGCCGAACTTCCCGCCGCCTGGGCCACGGCGTTCGCGCCACGCCCCGTGGCCGATGCACTGGCCTCGGCCACCGCCCACGTGGAAAAGCGCCTTGCCGACGGCGCGGTCGTGTACCCCGCCACGCCGTTTCGCGCCCTGCACGGCCTGGCGCCATCGGATGTGCGCGTGGTGATCCTGGGACAAGACCCCTACCATGGCCCCGGCCAAGCCCAAGGCTTGGCGTTCTCGGTGCCCGATGACTGCAAACGCCCGCCCAGCCTGCGCAATATCTTCAACGAAATCGCGCAGGAATATCCCGGTACCGCCCTTCCCGCCGGCAACGATCTCAGCCCCTGGGCCGAACAAGGCGTGCTGCTCTTGAACACCTGCCTGACGGTGGAAGACGGCCAGCCCGCCTCGCACGCCAAGCGCGGCTGGGAAACGGTGACTGATGCGCTGATCTCATTGGTTGCGCGTGACCCCGCCCCCAAGGTCTTCATGCTGTGGGGCGCCCATGCCCAAGCCAAGCGTTTGTTGCTGCCCGACAACAACGGCCACCTGGTGTTGATGGCCAATCACCCCTCGCCGCTGTCCGCCCGCAGGCCCCCCGTGCCTTTCCTGGGCTGTGGGCACTTCCAGATGACCAACGCGTGGCTGGCGAACCAAGGGAAAAACCCTATTGATTGGGGGCTGGACAAAAAAGTAATTCCCTTGCAAGGCGAATTCGGGTTATGA
- a CDS encoding 5-formyltetrahydrofolate cyclo-ligase: MTTQNTPEDTAVQHRTRLRKLRAEMPEDQRSRGGLLMRARLFTWLNVARDEARRAGRAAPATVAAFWPLEGEPDLRPLLTQWVENGVAVALPVVRARNAPLAFLPWTPEAELRAGPYGIQEPVAGPDVLPDVVLVPTLGYTEHGDRLGYGAGYYDRTLAALRDRGHPFITIGIAWSCGELDADYQAAPHDFPLDAVLTQDGWVPEAPLSEGATGGTTLHTFRMN; this comes from the coding sequence ATGACTACGCAAAATACTCCAGAGGATACCGCAGTCCAGCACCGTACGCGATTGCGGAAACTGCGTGCCGAGATGCCCGAAGACCAGCGCAGCCGGGGCGGTTTGCTGATGCGCGCGCGGCTGTTCACCTGGCTGAACGTGGCCCGCGACGAGGCCCGGCGCGCAGGGCGCGCGGCGCCCGCCACCGTGGCCGCCTTCTGGCCCCTGGAAGGCGAACCCGACCTGCGCCCGCTGCTGACGCAATGGGTGGAAAACGGCGTGGCCGTGGCGCTGCCCGTGGTGCGCGCGCGCAATGCGCCGCTGGCCTTCCTGCCCTGGACGCCTGAGGCCGAGCTTCGCGCCGGCCCGTACGGCATCCAGGAGCCCGTGGCCGGCCCCGACGTGCTGCCGGACGTGGTCCTGGTGCCCACGCTGGGTTACACGGAACACGGCGACCGCCTGGGTTATGGCGCCGGCTACTACGACCGCACGCTGGCCGCCTTGCGCGACCGCGGCCATCCTTTCATCACCATTGGCATCGCCTGGAGCTGCGGCGAGCTGGACGCCGACTATCAGGCCGCCCCGCACGACTTTCCGCTGGACGCCGTACTGACCCAGGACGGCTGGGTGCCAGAGGCCCCGCTTTCAGAAGGCGCCACGGGCGGCACCACCCTGCATACGTTCCGCATGAACTGA
- the nhaA gene encoding Na+/H+ antiporter NhaA, with product MTQQATPHRPVSFLQAFLRSEALGGYVLMAAALVALIIANSPAAPVYFDVLGTKLGFEAGPVVLKETVLHWINDGLMAVFFLLVGLEIKREVMDGQLRGVGRIVLPGVAAVGGMAVPALIYVLINLSSPETLRGWAIPAATDIAFALGILALLGSRVPTSLKIFLTALAILDDLGAIVIIALFYTSELQVFALGMAGALLACLFCLNRAGVLRLTPYLLIGAVLWYFVLKSGVHATLAGVALALTIPLRPRNQGKPEAHSPLHDLEHALHKPVALLIVPIFGFANAGVSFAGMGLSSLAQPVPMGVALGLFLGKQVGVFGFAWLAIKSGIASLPRHATMTQVYGVSMLCGIGFTMSLFIGALAFTDAATVDATKIGVLTGSLLSAVLGFLLLRVNSAPAAEVAATEAAR from the coding sequence TTGACCCAGCAGGCCACGCCCCACCGCCCCGTTTCCTTCCTCCAGGCGTTCCTGCGTTCCGAAGCCTTGGGCGGCTACGTGCTCATGGCCGCCGCGCTGGTCGCCCTGATCATCGCCAACAGCCCGGCCGCCCCCGTTTACTTCGATGTGCTGGGAACCAAGCTGGGTTTCGAAGCCGGCCCCGTCGTGCTCAAGGAAACGGTGTTGCATTGGATCAACGACGGCCTGATGGCCGTGTTCTTCCTGCTGGTGGGCCTGGAAATCAAGCGTGAGGTAATGGACGGGCAACTGCGTGGCGTCGGCCGCATCGTGCTGCCGGGCGTGGCCGCCGTGGGCGGCATGGCGGTGCCCGCGCTGATCTATGTGCTGATCAATCTGAGCAGCCCCGAGACCCTGCGCGGCTGGGCCATTCCAGCCGCGACCGACATCGCGTTCGCGCTGGGCATCCTGGCGCTGCTGGGCAGCCGCGTGCCGACATCGCTGAAAATCTTCCTGACCGCGCTGGCCATCCTGGATGACCTGGGCGCCATCGTCATCATCGCCTTGTTCTATACGTCGGAATTGCAGGTGTTCGCGCTGGGCATGGCGGGCGCGCTGCTGGCCTGCCTGTTCTGCCTGAACCGCGCCGGCGTGCTGCGCCTGACGCCTTACCTGCTGATCGGCGCCGTGCTCTGGTATTTCGTGCTGAAGTCCGGCGTGCATGCCACCCTGGCCGGCGTGGCGCTGGCGCTGACCATCCCGCTGCGGCCGCGCAACCAGGGCAAGCCCGAAGCCCATTCCCCCCTGCATGACCTGGAGCACGCCCTGCACAAGCCCGTGGCGTTGCTGATCGTGCCGATCTTCGGGTTCGCCAACGCGGGCGTGTCATTCGCGGGCATGGGCCTGTCCAGCTTGGCGCAACCGGTGCCCATGGGCGTGGCGCTGGGCCTGTTCCTGGGCAAGCAGGTGGGCGTGTTCGGCTTCGCCTGGCTGGCCATCAAGAGCGGCATCGCCAGCCTGCCGCGCCATGCGACGATGACGCAGGTGTACGGCGTGTCTATGCTTTGCGGCATCGGTTTCACCATGAGCCTCTTCATCGGCGCCCTGGCTTTCACCGATGCAGCCACCGTCGACGCCACCAAGATCGGCGTGCTGACCGGCTCCTTGCTTTCCGCCGTACTGGGCTTCCTGCTGCTGCGCGTGAACAGTGCGCCGGCAGCGGAAGTTGCCGCGACCGAGGCCGCGCGGTAA
- a CDS encoding CCA tRNA nucleotidyltransferase (catalyzes the addition and repair of the 3'-terminal CCA sequence in tRNA; these proteins belong to the CCA-adding enzyme subfamily 2 which does not have phosphohydrolase activity) — protein sequence MQERKQDPAIDGLQVYIVGGAVRDALLGFPPGDHDWVVVGTTPEDMVRRGFIPVGGDFPVFLHPRTKEEYALARTERKSGRGYKGFTFYTGADVTLEEDLRRRDLTVNAIAQTQDGELVDPLDGAADVRARVFRHVGEAFQEDPVRILRLGRFAARFDDFSVAPETLALCQRMVQEGEADALVAERVWKELSRGLMAKKPSRMLDVLQDCGALARVMPELQAVKEAGADVDRAAAQGLSLPGRYALLCRLTPEREALGRRMRVPTECNDYARLLPEVLTGLKAVDRTTGTDQGMDQDMGQGMDQADATEAQLALMERADALRKPDRFFDLLKTASILRPVDMAVWRSRVDAVRGVDAGAIAKACAGDPARIKDSVRRARLDRLRAG from the coding sequence ATGCAAGAGCGCAAGCAAGACCCGGCCATCGACGGCTTGCAGGTGTATATCGTGGGCGGCGCGGTGCGTGATGCGCTGCTGGGTTTTCCGCCCGGCGACCACGACTGGGTTGTGGTGGGCACGACGCCCGAAGACATGGTCCGCCGTGGCTTCATTCCCGTCGGCGGCGATTTTCCCGTGTTTCTGCACCCGCGCACCAAAGAGGAATACGCGCTGGCGCGCACCGAACGCAAGTCCGGCCGCGGCTACAAGGGCTTTACCTTCTATACCGGCGCCGACGTGACGCTGGAAGAAGACCTGCGCCGCCGCGACCTGACCGTCAATGCCATCGCCCAGACGCAAGACGGCGAATTGGTCGACCCGCTGGACGGCGCGGCCGATGTGCGTGCCCGCGTGTTCCGCCACGTGGGAGAGGCGTTCCAGGAAGACCCCGTGCGCATCCTGCGCCTGGGCCGTTTCGCGGCACGCTTTGATGATTTCTCCGTGGCCCCGGAAACGCTGGCGTTGTGCCAGCGGATGGTCCAGGAAGGCGAGGCCGATGCATTGGTGGCCGAGCGGGTCTGGAAAGAACTGTCGCGCGGCCTGATGGCAAAGAAGCCATCGCGCATGCTGGACGTACTGCAGGATTGCGGCGCGTTGGCCCGTGTGATGCCGGAGCTGCAAGCGGTCAAGGAGGCGGGCGCCGACGTGGACCGCGCGGCGGCGCAAGGTTTGTCGCTGCCGGGTCGCTATGCCTTGCTGTGCCGCCTGACGCCGGAGCGCGAGGCGCTGGGCCGGCGCATGCGCGTTCCCACCGAATGCAACGACTACGCGCGCCTGCTGCCAGAAGTGTTGACGGGGCTGAAGGCGGTGGATCGCACTACGGGCACGGACCAAGGCATGGACCAAGACATGGGCCAAGGTATGGACCAAGCCGACGCCACCGAAGCGCAGTTGGCGCTGATGGAGCGCGCCGATGCGCTGCGCAAGCCCGACCGGTTTTTTGACCTGTTGAAGACGGCGTCGATCTTGCGGCCCGTGGACATGGCCGTCTGGCGGTCGCGGGTGGACGCGGTGCGCGGCGTGGATGCCGGCGCCATCGCCAAGGCTTGCGCCGGCGACCCGGCCCGCATCAAGGACAGCGTCCGGCGCGCACGGCTGGACCGGCTGCGCGCGGGCTGA
- a CDS encoding DEAD/DEAH box helicase encodes MSFETLGLAPALLSAVQEAGFNTPTSVQAAAIPQALAGHDLMVSSQTGSGKTAAFMLPALHRIAQMPANKGVGVQVLVLTPTRELALQVTEATATYGRKLADLRTATVVGGMPYGAQLKALSRRVDVLVATPGRLIDHLQSGRVKLNTVHTLVLDEADRMLDMGFIEDIETIVSRLPEDRQTLLFSATLDGTIAKLAAKMMRDPQRIEMAGAKEKHTNITQSLLYADDAGHKMQLLDHVLRDAKLDQAIVFTSTKRGADDLADRLADQGFAAAALHGDMNQRQRTRTLSQLQRGQLRILVATDVAARGIDVQGISHAVNFDLPMQAEDYVHRIGRTGRAGRSGLAFTLATHSERHKVRRIEHYIGQTITPETIAGLEPKRTPRPSAGGSGAPRGGKPFGKRPGGFGGSRHEGGYQGNREGRSFGGPREGAAPRGEFKPREGGYQGNRDSAPREGGYQGNRPFGDRPARSFSDRPSFGDRPQREGGYQGNRPFGDRPPREGGFRGGDRDARPSFGDRPSFGDRPQRDARPFNERAPREGGFRGADRDARPSFGDRPAREGGFRGGDRPEGGFRAKPSFDKRPGGPAKRFAKPADRRG; translated from the coding sequence ATGTCTTTCGAAACTCTGGGTCTTGCACCCGCTCTGTTGTCGGCCGTTCAAGAAGCTGGCTTCAATACCCCCACCTCGGTCCAAGCTGCCGCCATTCCGCAAGCGCTGGCCGGCCACGACCTGATGGTGTCCTCGCAAACGGGTAGCGGCAAGACCGCCGCCTTCATGCTGCCGGCCCTGCACCGTATTGCCCAGATGCCCGCCAACAAGGGCGTCGGCGTGCAAGTGCTGGTGCTGACCCCGACCCGCGAACTGGCCCTGCAAGTCACCGAAGCCACGGCCACCTATGGCCGCAAGCTGGCTGACCTGCGCACCGCCACCGTTGTGGGCGGCATGCCCTACGGCGCCCAATTGAAGGCCCTGTCGCGTCGCGTTGACGTGCTGGTCGCCACCCCCGGCCGCCTGATCGACCACCTGCAATCGGGTCGCGTCAAGCTGAACACCGTGCACACGCTGGTGCTGGACGAAGCCGACCGCATGCTGGACATGGGCTTCATTGAAGACATCGAAACCATCGTCAGCCGCCTGCCGGAAGACCGCCAGACGCTGCTGTTCTCGGCCACGTTGGACGGCACGATCGCCAAGCTGGCCGCGAAGATGATGCGCGACCCGCAGCGTATCGAGATGGCCGGCGCCAAGGAAAAGCACACCAACATCACGCAAAGCCTGCTGTACGCGGACGACGCCGGCCACAAGATGCAGTTGCTGGATCACGTGCTGCGCGACGCCAAGCTGGACCAAGCCATCGTCTTCACGTCCACCAAGCGTGGCGCTGACGACCTGGCCGACCGCCTGGCCGACCAAGGCTTTGCCGCTGCCGCCCTGCACGGCGACATGAACCAGCGCCAGCGCACCCGTACGCTGTCGCAACTGCAACGCGGCCAGCTGCGTATTCTGGTTGCCACCGACGTTGCCGCCCGCGGCATCGACGTGCAAGGCATCAGCCACGCCGTCAACTTCGACCTGCCGATGCAAGCCGAAGACTACGTGCACCGTATCGGCCGTACCGGCCGCGCCGGTCGCAGCGGCCTGGCGTTCACGCTGGCCACGCACTCCGAGCGCCACAAGGTTCGCCGTATCGAGCACTACATCGGCCAAACGATTACGCCGGAAACCATCGCCGGTCTGGAACCCAAGCGCACGCCGCGTCCGTCGGCCGGCGGCAGCGGCGCCCCGCGTGGCGGCAAGCCGTTCGGCAAGCGTCCTGGTGGTTTCGGTGGTTCGCGCCATGAAGGCGGCTACCAAGGCAACCGCGAAGGCCGTTCGTTTGGCGGCCCGCGTGAAGGCGCCGCTCCCCGTGGCGAATTCAAGCCGCGTGAAGGTGGTTACCAAGGCAACCGCGACAGCGCCCCGCGCGAAGGCGGCTATCAAGGCAATCGCCCCTTCGGCGACCGTCCGGCCCGTTCGTTCAGCGATCGTCCCAGCTTCGGTGATCGTCCCCAACGCGAAGGCGGCTACCAGGGCAATCGCCCGTTCGGCGACCGTCCCCCGCGTGAAGGCGGCTTCCGTGGTGGTGACCGTGATGCCCGCCCGAGCTTCGGCGACCGCCCCAGCTTCGGCGACCGCCCCCAGCGCGATGCCCGCCCGTTCAACGAACGCGCTCCCCGTGAAGGTGGTTTCCGTGGCGCTGACCGTGACGCCCGCCCCAGCTTCGGTGATCGTCCCGCTCGTGAAGGCGGCTTCCGTGGCGGCGACCGTCCGGAAGGCGGCTTCCGCGCCAAGCCCTCGTTTGACAAGCGCCCCGGCGGCCCCGCCAAGCGTTTCGCCAAGCCGGCTGATCGCCGCGGCTAA